A genomic region of Anas platyrhynchos isolate ZD024472 breed Pekin duck chromosome 19, IASCAAS_PekinDuck_T2T, whole genome shotgun sequence contains the following coding sequences:
- the CSNK1D gene encoding casein kinase I isoform X4 — protein sequence MELRVGNRYRLGRKIGSGSFGDIYLGTDIAAGEEVAIKLECVKTKHPQLHIESKIYKMMQGGVGIPTIKWCGAEGDYNVMVMELLGPSLEDLFNFCSRKFSLKTVLLLADQMISRIEYIHSKNFIHRDVKPDNFLMGLGKKGNLVYIIDFGLAKKYRDARTHQHIPYRENKNLTGTARYASINTHLGIEQSRRDDLESLGYVLMYFNLGSLPWQGLKAATKRQKYERISEKKMSTPIEVLCKGYPSEFATYLNFCRSLRFDDKPDYSYLRQLFRNLFHRQGFSYDYVFDWNMLKFGASRATEDAERERREREERLRHTRNPAVRGLPSTASGRLRGTQDVAPPTPLTPASHAANTSPRPVSGMERERKVSMRLHRGAPVNVSSSDLTGRQDTSRMSTSQVNFPC from the exons ATGGAGCTGAGGGTTGGGAACCGGTACCGGCTGGGCCGGAAGATCGGGAGCGGCTCCTTCGGGGACATCTACCTGG GAACTGATAttgctgctggagaggaggtTGCAATTAAGTTGGAATGTGTGAAAACCAAACATCCTCAGCTCCACATTGAGAGTAAAATCTACAAAATGATGCAGGGTGGAG TGGGTATTCCCACAATTAAGTGGTGTGGAGCTGAAGGGGACTACAATGTCATGGTGATGGAGCTGCTAGGGCCGAGTCTGGAGGATCTCTTCAATTTTTGTTCAAGGAAATTTAGTCTCAAGACAGTCTTGTTACTTGCTGACCAAATG ATTAGTCGAATTGAGTATATTCACTCTAAGAATTTCATCCACCGAGATGTGAAACCAGATAATTTCTTAATGGgcctggggaagaaaggaaatctTGTCTACATAATAGACTTCGGATTAGCAAAGAAGTATCGAGATGCTCGAACTCACCAACATATTCCATATcgtgaaaataaaaacttgacAGGAACTGCTCGTTATGCATCCATCAACACTCATCTTGGAATTG AGCAATCTCGCAGAGATGACTTGGAGTCCTTGGGCTATGTACTGATGTATTTTAACCTGGGCTCCCTCCCCTGGCAGGGACTGAAAGCAGCAACAAAGAGGCAGAAATATGAGCGtatcagtgaaaagaaaatgtctaCACCCATTGAGGTTTTGTGTAAAGGATATCCTT CTGAATTTGCCACATACTTGAATTTTTGCCGTTCTCTGCGTTTTGATGACAAACCAGACTACTCCTATCTAAGGCAATTATTCAGAAACCTCTTTCACCGACAAGGGTTCTCCTATGACTATGTGTTTGACTGGAACATGCTGAAATTT GGTGCAAGCAGAGCGACTGAAGATGCTGAACGTGAAAGGAGAGAACGAGAGGAAAGATTGAGACATACACGAAATCCAGCTGTTCGTGGACTACCCTCCACTGCTTCTGGCAGGCTGAGGGGAACGCAAGATGTAGCTCCTCCTACTCCTCTTACCCCAGCTTCACATGCTG CCAACACTTCTCCTCGACCAGTGTCTGGTATGGAACGAGAAAGGAAAGTGAGTATGAGATTGCATCGTGGTGCCCCAGTCAATGTTTCATCATCTGACTTAACAGGCCGACAAGATACTTCTCGCATGTCAACTTCGCAG GTGAATTTTCCATGTTAA
- the CSNK1D gene encoding casein kinase I isoform X2 — protein MELRVGNRYRLGRKIGSGSFGDIYLGTDIAAGEEVAIKLECVKTKHPQLHIESKIYKMMQGGVGIPTIKWCGAEGDYNVMVMELLGPSLEDLFNFCSRKFSLKTVLLLADQMISRIEYIHSKNFIHRDVKPDNFLMGLGKKGNLVYIIDFGLAKKYRDARTHQHIPYRENKNLTGTARYASINTHLGIEQSRRDDLESLGYVLMYFNLGSLPWQGLKAATKRQKYERISEKKMSTPIEVLCKGYPSEFATYLNFCRSLRFDDKPDYSYLRQLFRNLFHRQGFSYDYVFDWNMLKFGASRATEDAERERREREERLRHTRNPAVRGLPSTASGRLRGTQDVAPPTPLTPASHAANTSPRPVSGMERERKVSMRLHRGAPVNVSSSDLTGRQDTSRMSTSQHSSRTYEELAR, from the exons ATGGAGCTGAGGGTTGGGAACCGGTACCGGCTGGGCCGGAAGATCGGGAGCGGCTCCTTCGGGGACATCTACCTGG GAACTGATAttgctgctggagaggaggtTGCAATTAAGTTGGAATGTGTGAAAACCAAACATCCTCAGCTCCACATTGAGAGTAAAATCTACAAAATGATGCAGGGTGGAG TGGGTATTCCCACAATTAAGTGGTGTGGAGCTGAAGGGGACTACAATGTCATGGTGATGGAGCTGCTAGGGCCGAGTCTGGAGGATCTCTTCAATTTTTGTTCAAGGAAATTTAGTCTCAAGACAGTCTTGTTACTTGCTGACCAAATG ATTAGTCGAATTGAGTATATTCACTCTAAGAATTTCATCCACCGAGATGTGAAACCAGATAATTTCTTAATGGgcctggggaagaaaggaaatctTGTCTACATAATAGACTTCGGATTAGCAAAGAAGTATCGAGATGCTCGAACTCACCAACATATTCCATATcgtgaaaataaaaacttgacAGGAACTGCTCGTTATGCATCCATCAACACTCATCTTGGAATTG AGCAATCTCGCAGAGATGACTTGGAGTCCTTGGGCTATGTACTGATGTATTTTAACCTGGGCTCCCTCCCCTGGCAGGGACTGAAAGCAGCAACAAAGAGGCAGAAATATGAGCGtatcagtgaaaagaaaatgtctaCACCCATTGAGGTTTTGTGTAAAGGATATCCTT CTGAATTTGCCACATACTTGAATTTTTGCCGTTCTCTGCGTTTTGATGACAAACCAGACTACTCCTATCTAAGGCAATTATTCAGAAACCTCTTTCACCGACAAGGGTTCTCCTATGACTATGTGTTTGACTGGAACATGCTGAAATTT GGTGCAAGCAGAGCGACTGAAGATGCTGAACGTGAAAGGAGAGAACGAGAGGAAAGATTGAGACATACACGAAATCCAGCTGTTCGTGGACTACCCTCCACTGCTTCTGGCAGGCTGAGGGGAACGCAAGATGTAGCTCCTCCTACTCCTCTTACCCCAGCTTCACATGCTG CCAACACTTCTCCTCGACCAGTGTCTGGTATGGAACGAGAAAGGAAAGTGAGTATGAGATTGCATCGTGGTGCCCCAGTCAATGTTTCATCATCTGACTTAACAGGCCGACAAGATACTTCTCGCATGTCAACTTCGCAG CATTCATCTAGGACTTATGAGGAACTTGCCAGATAG
- the CSNK1D gene encoding casein kinase I isoform X5 has protein sequence MELRVGNRYRLGRKIGSGSFGDIYLGTDIAAGEEVAIKLECVKTKHPQLHIESKIYKMMQGGVGIPTIKWCGAEGDYNVMVMELLGPSLEDLFNFCSRKFSLKTVLLLADQMISRIEYIHSKNFIHRDVKPDNFLMGLGKKGNLVYIIDFGLAKKYRDARTHQHIPYRENKNLTGTARYASINTHLGIAEFATYLNFCRSLRFDDKPDYSYLRQLFRNLFHRQGFSYDYVFDWNMLKFGASRATEDAERERREREERLRHTRNPAVRGLPSTASGRLRGTQDVAPPTPLTPASHAANTSPRPVSGMERERKVSMRLHRGAPVNVSSSDLTGRQDTSRMSTSQIPARVTTSVLQSTVHR, from the exons ATGGAGCTGAGGGTTGGGAACCGGTACCGGCTGGGCCGGAAGATCGGGAGCGGCTCCTTCGGGGACATCTACCTGG GAACTGATAttgctgctggagaggaggtTGCAATTAAGTTGGAATGTGTGAAAACCAAACATCCTCAGCTCCACATTGAGAGTAAAATCTACAAAATGATGCAGGGTGGAG TGGGTATTCCCACAATTAAGTGGTGTGGAGCTGAAGGGGACTACAATGTCATGGTGATGGAGCTGCTAGGGCCGAGTCTGGAGGATCTCTTCAATTTTTGTTCAAGGAAATTTAGTCTCAAGACAGTCTTGTTACTTGCTGACCAAATG ATTAGTCGAATTGAGTATATTCACTCTAAGAATTTCATCCACCGAGATGTGAAACCAGATAATTTCTTAATGGgcctggggaagaaaggaaatctTGTCTACATAATAGACTTCGGATTAGCAAAGAAGTATCGAGATGCTCGAACTCACCAACATATTCCATATcgtgaaaataaaaacttgacAGGAACTGCTCGTTATGCATCCATCAACACTCATCTTGGAATTG CTGAATTTGCCACATACTTGAATTTTTGCCGTTCTCTGCGTTTTGATGACAAACCAGACTACTCCTATCTAAGGCAATTATTCAGAAACCTCTTTCACCGACAAGGGTTCTCCTATGACTATGTGTTTGACTGGAACATGCTGAAATTT GGTGCAAGCAGAGCGACTGAAGATGCTGAACGTGAAAGGAGAGAACGAGAGGAAAGATTGAGACATACACGAAATCCAGCTGTTCGTGGACTACCCTCCACTGCTTCTGGCAGGCTGAGGGGAACGCAAGATGTAGCTCCTCCTACTCCTCTTACCCCAGCTTCACATGCTG CCAACACTTCTCCTCGACCAGTGTCTGGTATGGAACGAGAAAGGAAAGTGAGTATGAGATTGCATCGTGGTGCCCCAGTCAATGTTTCATCATCTGACTTAACAGGCCGACAAGATACTTCTCGCATGTCAACTTCGCAG ATTCCTGCTCGGGTAACTACCAGTGTTCTTCAGTCCACTGTGCACCgatga
- the CSNK1D gene encoding casein kinase I isoform X1 gives MELRVGNRYRLGRKIGSGSFGDIYLGTDIAAGEEVAIKLECVKTKHPQLHIESKIYKMMQGGVGIPTIKWCGAEGDYNVMVMELLGPSLEDLFNFCSRKFSLKTVLLLADQMISRIEYIHSKNFIHRDVKPDNFLMGLGKKGNLVYIIDFGLAKKYRDARTHQHIPYRENKNLTGTARYASINTHLGIEQSRRDDLESLGYVLMYFNLGSLPWQGLKAATKRQKYERISEKKMSTPIEVLCKGYPSEFATYLNFCRSLRFDDKPDYSYLRQLFRNLFHRQGFSYDYVFDWNMLKFGASRATEDAERERREREERLRHTRNPAVRGLPSTASGRLRGTQDVAPPTPLTPASHAANTSPRPVSGMERERKVSMRLHRGAPVNVSSSDLTGRQDTSRMSTSQIPARVTTSVLQSTVHR, from the exons ATGGAGCTGAGGGTTGGGAACCGGTACCGGCTGGGCCGGAAGATCGGGAGCGGCTCCTTCGGGGACATCTACCTGG GAACTGATAttgctgctggagaggaggtTGCAATTAAGTTGGAATGTGTGAAAACCAAACATCCTCAGCTCCACATTGAGAGTAAAATCTACAAAATGATGCAGGGTGGAG TGGGTATTCCCACAATTAAGTGGTGTGGAGCTGAAGGGGACTACAATGTCATGGTGATGGAGCTGCTAGGGCCGAGTCTGGAGGATCTCTTCAATTTTTGTTCAAGGAAATTTAGTCTCAAGACAGTCTTGTTACTTGCTGACCAAATG ATTAGTCGAATTGAGTATATTCACTCTAAGAATTTCATCCACCGAGATGTGAAACCAGATAATTTCTTAATGGgcctggggaagaaaggaaatctTGTCTACATAATAGACTTCGGATTAGCAAAGAAGTATCGAGATGCTCGAACTCACCAACATATTCCATATcgtgaaaataaaaacttgacAGGAACTGCTCGTTATGCATCCATCAACACTCATCTTGGAATTG AGCAATCTCGCAGAGATGACTTGGAGTCCTTGGGCTATGTACTGATGTATTTTAACCTGGGCTCCCTCCCCTGGCAGGGACTGAAAGCAGCAACAAAGAGGCAGAAATATGAGCGtatcagtgaaaagaaaatgtctaCACCCATTGAGGTTTTGTGTAAAGGATATCCTT CTGAATTTGCCACATACTTGAATTTTTGCCGTTCTCTGCGTTTTGATGACAAACCAGACTACTCCTATCTAAGGCAATTATTCAGAAACCTCTTTCACCGACAAGGGTTCTCCTATGACTATGTGTTTGACTGGAACATGCTGAAATTT GGTGCAAGCAGAGCGACTGAAGATGCTGAACGTGAAAGGAGAGAACGAGAGGAAAGATTGAGACATACACGAAATCCAGCTGTTCGTGGACTACCCTCCACTGCTTCTGGCAGGCTGAGGGGAACGCAAGATGTAGCTCCTCCTACTCCTCTTACCCCAGCTTCACATGCTG CCAACACTTCTCCTCGACCAGTGTCTGGTATGGAACGAGAAAGGAAAGTGAGTATGAGATTGCATCGTGGTGCCCCAGTCAATGTTTCATCATCTGACTTAACAGGCCGACAAGATACTTCTCGCATGTCAACTTCGCAG ATTCCTGCTCGGGTAACTACCAGTGTTCTTCAGTCCACTGTGCACCgatga
- the SLC16A3 gene encoding monocarboxylate transporter 4, translating to MGAVVADDGPSGVKAPDGGWGWAVLFGCFIITGFSYAFPKAVSVFFKELIREFGIGYSDTAWISSILLAMLYGTGPLCSVCVNRFGCRPVMLVGGLFASMGMVIASFCTSIVQIYLTAGVITGLGLALNFQPSLIMLNRYFDKRRPLANGLSAAGSPVFLCALSPLGQILQHEYGWRGGFLILGGMLLNCCVCGALMRPLEPPKKSDATKEPAEKKAKKKLLDFSVFKDGGFVIYTLAASIMVLGLFVPPVFVVSYAKDLGYQDTKAAFLLTILGFIDIFARPICGMVAGLKWVRPRCVYLFSFAMIFNGFTDLMGSMSVDYGGLVVFCIFFGISYGMVGALQFEVLMAIVGTQKFSSAIGLVLLAEAMAVLIGPPSAGKLLDVTRRYMFVFIIAGIEVTTSALVLALGNFFCIKKKSEEPHTKEAAAEREELNKSEDKTPEDAKVDSIEVEQFLKDEPEKNGEVVTNPETCV from the exons ATGGGAGCTGTAGTAGCTGATGATGGTCCATCTGGTGTTAAAGCCCCCgatggaggctggggctgggctgtccTTTTTGGCTGTTTTATCATCACAGGATTCTCCTATGCCTTTCCTAAAGCAGTTAGTGTTTTCTTCAAGGAACTTATCCGTGAATTTGGTATTGGATATAGTGACACTGCTTGGATTTCCTCCATTTTATTGGCCATGCTTTATGGAACAG GTCCACTCTGTAGCGTATGTGTCAATCGCTTTGGCTGTCGCCCTGTCATGCTGGTGGGTGGCCTTTTTGCATCAATGGGAATGGTGATAGCCTCCTTCTGCACAAGCATCGTTCAGATCTATCTAACTGCAGGTGTGATTACTG GTTTGGGTCTGGCACTTAACTTTCAGCCTTCACTCATCATGTTAAACCGTTACTTTGATAAACGCCGGCCCTTAGCCAATGGGCTgtctgctgctgggagcccagTGTTTCTTTGTGCCCTTTCACCATTGGGGCAGATACTTCAACATGAGTATGGTTGGAGAGGAGGATTCCTTATACTGGGTGGGATGCTGCTCAACTGTTGTGTATGTGGAGCACTGATGAGACCTTTGGAGCCACCCAAAAAGTCTGACGCTACCAAAGAACCTGctgagaagaaagcaaagaaaaaacttCTGGATTTCAGTGTATTTAAAGATGGTGGCTTTGTAATCTACACACTAGCAGCATCTATCATGGTGCTTGGACTCTTTGTTCCCCCAGTTTTTGTTGTGAGTTATGCCAAGGATTTAGGGTATCAGGACACCAAAGCAGCATTTCTTCTGACTATTCTGGGATTCATTGATATTTTTGCTCGGCCTATTTGTGGAATGGTAGCTGGTCTCAAGTGGGTTAGACCACGCTGTGTCTACCTCTTCAGTTTTGCTATGATTTTTAATGGCTTTACAGATCTCATGGGTTCTATGTCTGTTGATTATGGTGGCCTGGTGgtcttttgcattttctttggcatttCTTATGGAATGGTAGGTGCTCTTCAGTTTGAAGTTCTCATGGCTATTGTTGGTACCCAGAAGTTTTCCAGTGCCATTGGTTTAGTGCTCCTGGCAGAAGCTATGGCTGTTCTAATTGGCCCACCATCAGCAG GAAAACTCTTGGATGTAACACGGAGgtacatgtttgtttttattattgctgGAATTGAAGTTACCACCTCAGCACTTGTATTGGCCTTGGGAAATTTCTTctgcattaagaaaaaatcagaagaacCACAtacaaaagaagcagcagcagaaagagaGGAACTAAACAAATCTGAAGACAAAACTCCTGAAGATGCCAAGGTGGACTCTATTGAAGTGGAACAGTTTCTAAAAGATGAGCCTGAAAAAAATGGCGAAGTTGTAACTAACCCAGAAACCTGTGTGTGA
- the CSNK1D gene encoding casein kinase I isoform X3, giving the protein MELRVGNRYRLGRKIGSGSFGDIYLGTDIAAGEEVAIKLECVKTKHPQLHIESKIYKMMQGGVGIPTIKWCGAEGDYNVMVMELLGPSLEDLFNFCSRKFSLKTVLLLADQMISRIEYIHSKNFIHRDVKPDNFLMGLGKKGNLVYIIDFGLAKKYRDARTHQHIPYRENKNLTGTARYASINTHLGIEQSRRDDLESLGYVLMYFNLGSLPWQGLKAATKRQKYERISEKKMSTPIEVLCKGYPSEFATYLNFCRSLRFDDKPDYSYLRQLFRNLFHRQGFSYDYVFDWNMLKFGASRATEDAERERREREERLRHTRNPAVRGLPSTASGRLRGTQDVAPPTPLTPASHAANTSPRPVSGMERERKVSMRLHRGAPVNVSSSDLTGRQDTSRMSTSQNSIPFEHHGK; this is encoded by the exons ATGGAGCTGAGGGTTGGGAACCGGTACCGGCTGGGCCGGAAGATCGGGAGCGGCTCCTTCGGGGACATCTACCTGG GAACTGATAttgctgctggagaggaggtTGCAATTAAGTTGGAATGTGTGAAAACCAAACATCCTCAGCTCCACATTGAGAGTAAAATCTACAAAATGATGCAGGGTGGAG TGGGTATTCCCACAATTAAGTGGTGTGGAGCTGAAGGGGACTACAATGTCATGGTGATGGAGCTGCTAGGGCCGAGTCTGGAGGATCTCTTCAATTTTTGTTCAAGGAAATTTAGTCTCAAGACAGTCTTGTTACTTGCTGACCAAATG ATTAGTCGAATTGAGTATATTCACTCTAAGAATTTCATCCACCGAGATGTGAAACCAGATAATTTCTTAATGGgcctggggaagaaaggaaatctTGTCTACATAATAGACTTCGGATTAGCAAAGAAGTATCGAGATGCTCGAACTCACCAACATATTCCATATcgtgaaaataaaaacttgacAGGAACTGCTCGTTATGCATCCATCAACACTCATCTTGGAATTG AGCAATCTCGCAGAGATGACTTGGAGTCCTTGGGCTATGTACTGATGTATTTTAACCTGGGCTCCCTCCCCTGGCAGGGACTGAAAGCAGCAACAAAGAGGCAGAAATATGAGCGtatcagtgaaaagaaaatgtctaCACCCATTGAGGTTTTGTGTAAAGGATATCCTT CTGAATTTGCCACATACTTGAATTTTTGCCGTTCTCTGCGTTTTGATGACAAACCAGACTACTCCTATCTAAGGCAATTATTCAGAAACCTCTTTCACCGACAAGGGTTCTCCTATGACTATGTGTTTGACTGGAACATGCTGAAATTT GGTGCAAGCAGAGCGACTGAAGATGCTGAACGTGAAAGGAGAGAACGAGAGGAAAGATTGAGACATACACGAAATCCAGCTGTTCGTGGACTACCCTCCACTGCTTCTGGCAGGCTGAGGGGAACGCAAGATGTAGCTCCTCCTACTCCTCTTACCCCAGCTTCACATGCTG CCAACACTTCTCCTCGACCAGTGTCTGGTATGGAACGAGAAAGGAAAGTGAGTATGAGATTGCATCGTGGTGCCCCAGTCAATGTTTCATCATCTGACTTAACAGGCCGACAAGATACTTCTCGCATGTCAACTTCGCAG AATAGCATTCCTTTCGAACACCATGGCAAGTAG